The Bradyrhizobium betae genomic interval TGCCCTATTCATACGCTTCACTTTCCAACAAAACGCCGCGACGCTGCCGCCGCCGTAATCGGCAGTTGACCAGCTATTCGTCAAAGCATGGTTAATGAGGCGTATCTAAATCGCCTTAACGCCGGGTTTACCCGGTGTGTTCAGCGCAGTGCGAGATGGGCAAGGTCGATCGCCTTCACCCATTCGGTCTCCGGGTAGACCGTCAGCGCGCCAAGCGTGAGCGCGATGCCATACGGAATCCCGCTCTCCTTGGCGTGCAGCCGTGCGAGCCAGGCCTGGCCCGCCAGTCCGTAAGGCAGCGGCCATTGCCGGAACTGGAGCAGGAGCAGCGTCAGCGCTCCGCCGAACAGCGAAGCGTACAGCAGGAAATCCATCAACTGGGCGAAGCCGAACCAGAGCGCAACGGAAGCTGCGATCTTGGCGTCCCCGCCGCCCATCCAGCCCATCGCAAAGCAGGTGAAGGCCACGGCCAGGAGCAATGCACCGGCGCCGACATGGGTCAGCATCTCGTAAGGTGCCATGCCACCGGCAAGAGCGAGCACGAAGAAGCCGGCGACCAGCGCCAGCGACACGCGGTTCGAGATGGTCATCGTGAAGAGATCGCTCGCGGCGGCGAATGCCATCAGGGCCGGGAAGAGCAGAAGGCGCGCAAGGTCGAGGATCATGGGCTGCGTCTTGAGCCTGGGTTCGTCGCGGGATCGAAGCGTCGCCGCATGCTAGCCGGCAGTGCTAAACAAACCGAAAACGGAGGCTGCGGCTTTGTGTGCGGGAAGCCGCCGATGGCCCGCTCACCAAATGCTGGCAATGCGCAACGCGATGGCGGCCATCGCAACCAGCAGCGCGAGGCAAACCCAATAGGCCGGCGTCTCGGTTGACGCCGTCTCGCTGGCCGCAACCGCGGCATCGGTTCTGTACTTGCGCAACGCCACTTGAACTCGCCGTACTCAAAAAAACAAAGGCCCCGGAGATCCGGGGCTTTTGCCATCGTTGGTCGGTCGCTTACTTCAGCGAAGAGCTGATCGAGCCGAACTTGGTGTTCAGCGAGGTGCCGAGATTGTTGACGACCGTGATGATGGCCAGCGCGATGCCGGCGGCGATCAGGCCGTACTCGATGGCGGTGGCGCCGGATTCATCCTTCGCGAAACGTGCAATCAGGTTCTTCATGAACTAAACTCCATCGGGGGTTGGATCGCCTCGTTCGGCGCTGTGATTGACGCGATGACCATGTGAGCCGAGCTCTTTCGGTAGAGTTAATTCGATCGCTCAAACCCGTTTCCTGCCCGATGCTTTTGCCCAGAGTGAATTTCGCCTTAAGGCGGCCGTTGAATTTCGTTCCGGCTCCAAATGCAGCGCAATCGCCGCCGACTTCATCCTCCCTTAAATTTCGCGGAGTAGGCCTAGGCAGGATCAGGATTCGGAAGAGAGGCGACGATGTCCAGCTTACCCATGCAGGTCGCCCTGATGCTCGGCGAGACCATCGAGAAGGTGATCCCCGTCACCTTCGTGCTCGCGGCGGTCTTCACCGTGCTCGAGCATTTCTGGGCGTGCAATCCCGGCGCGCCGTGGTGGCGCAAGCGCGAGATCATCACCGACATCTGCTACTGGTTCTTCGTTCCGGTGTTCGCCCGCACCATGCGGATCGGGCTTCTGATCGTCGGTGCCGGTGCCCTCTTCAACATCCACGACGCCGACGAGCTCATCGCCTTCTACGACGATGGCCATGGCCCGCTGGCGCAATTGCCGCTGTGGCTGCAGGCCGTCCTGTTTCTGGTGCTGTCTGATTTCATGCTGTACTGGGTGCACCGGCTGTTCCACGGCGGCGGGTTCTGGAAGTACCACGCCATCCATCATTCGTCGGAAGAGATCGGCTGGATTTCCGCGGCCCGGTTCCATCCCGTCAATCTCTTGCTCGGGACGATCAGCGTCGACGTCGTGCTGCTGATAGCCGGCATTTCCCCGAACGTCATGATCTGGGTCGGCCCATTCACCACCTTCCATTCGGCCTTCGTGCACGCCAACCTGAACTGGACCTTCGGGCCGTTCAAATATGTGCTGGCGACGCCGGTGTTCCACCGCTGGCACCACACGGGGCTCGAAGTGGGCGGCGACACCAATTTCGCCGGGACGTTCCCGATCTGGGATGTGCTGTTCGGTACCTTCCGCATGCCCGCGGGCGAACTGCCGAAGGATTACGGCAAGGACGAAGCGACCATGCCGAAGGAGATCGCCGGCCAGCTCGCCTATCCGTTCCGCCAGTAGCCGACCTTCTGGGGCAGCAAAACGCCAGTCCGTTCAAACAATAGTCGGCGAGTTTGCGGAACGTTCACGAATTAAGGGCAGGTTAGCCGGGTCGGGCACCGGCTCCGCTGTATCTAGTCGCTTCTGCCGGTTTGTGACGTCCCGGGGGTAAGAGTATGCGTAAAGAGTTGCTGCGCCGCCATGCGCGCGTTTGTCTTCTGGTCGCGGCCGCGGTGCTGGCATCGCCGGCTGCCGGCCTTGCCGAGCCCACTGCCGAGACCATCGCCGTCAATGTCGACCAGGCCAAGCTGGTCCGGCTCCCCGGCAAGGTGGCGACCATCGTGGTCGGCAATCCCCTCATCGCCGACGTCACGCTCCAGCCTGGCGGCATGATCGTCGTGACCGGGAAGGGCTACGGTGCCACCAATTTCATCGCGCTCGACCGGGGCGGCGAGATCCTGGTCGACCGCCAGATCCAGGTCGAAGGTCCGAGCGACCGGCTCGTCACCGTCTACCGCGGGATCGAGCGCGAGTCCTATAGCTGCATGCCGGTCTGCCAGCGCCGCGTGACGCTGGGTGATAGCGACACCTATTTCAACAACACGATGAGCCAGGCCGGTTCGCTGAGCAGCAGTGCCAGCGGTGGTGCCGGCGCGGGCGCCAAACCCAACTAGACTAAGCAGGGCTAGTTGGCGGGTTGGCCCGGGCAGGATCGTCTGATCCTGTAGAGCGCGCAGGCTTCCTTCGGACATGAAAAAAGGCCGTGCATTGCGCACGGCCTTTTCCTTTGGCTTGCTGGAGAACCGATACGGGCCGAAGGCCCGCAGGCTCAACCTGCGGCGCGGAGATTGTCCGCTGCCGACTTGCCGGAACGGCGGTCGGCCACGATCTCGTAGGAGATCTTCTGGCCTTCGCGCAGCGAGCCGAGGCCGGCGCGCTCGACGGCGCTGATGTGTACGAAAACGTCCTGGCCGCCGTCGTCGGGCTGGATGAAGCCGAAGCCCTTGGTCGCGTTAAACCACTTCACGGTTCCCATGCTCATGGGGTAGTCCCTTCTCAGATCACACAATGTCAAAGCCCGCTCGCGCGGGCAGGTTAGATCGAATTTTTGGAAGGGTCGTCAGCGTGTCTGAACCGGCTGTACCGGTGGATGCTAATGTCGTCCGGCCGAAAATCGATTAGCTCATTTTATTGGAGTTAGAGCCCCAAAACAATCCTGACGTGCACGATTTTTTGATCCGCCGTGCGCGCACGGCGGATCAGAATACAGGCCGGAATTTTAGTTCCGTGCTTGCGCGCGGATTGGCCGTTTAGCGGCGACGGAACTGGCCGCCGCGCTGTCCGGGACGGGGAGGTCCGCCCACGCCACTGGGACGCTCGTCCTTGTGACGGAAAATCAGCCGGCCCTTCTCGAGGTCATAGGGCGACATCTCCACCGTCACGCGGTCACCCGCCAGCGTCTTGATGCGGTTCTTCTTCATCTTGCCGGCGGTGTAGGCAACGATCTCGTGTCCGGCGTCGAGTTGCACGCGGTAGCGCGCGTCGGGGAGGATTTCGGTGACCAGTCCTTCGAACTGGATCAGCTCTTCCTTAGCCATGAATATCTCCAGGTCGTGGACGGCTAGTGCGAATGGGGTTTGCGGTTCGGTTGGGCAGTCGGCCGACTCTCACGGCGCAAAAAGGCCACGCCTTGTATCCCATCAGATGCTCCGGCGCTATGCGCGGAACGCTGTTCTGAACGGTCGTTTTGCGACGAATGCCCCTTCCCACCGGAGTGAGGGCGACGAGGCCCCTTCGAGGTCTTCGGGCCGTTGCCAGGCCTGCTGTCAGCGCGCCGGCCTTCACCGGGCCGTCCTTCGCCCTGCTTGCTGGCGCTGTGGTGGCGTCCGTCGGAATGCCGTTCGTCGTTACGCCGTCCTTCACCGCTCCGCGCGCCTTGCGGACGCTGGCCCGGGCGGCCTCCGCGGCCCTGTCGTTGCTGCGCCGGGGGAGGACCCGCATCGCGGCGGCCGGCGTCGGTGCGGAGATCCTCACGCGGCAGTGCGACCTTGATCAGCCGCTCGATGTCGCGGAGATAGGCAAGCTCCTCGCCGCCTGCGACCAGAGAGATCGCGGTGCCTTCGGCGCCGGCGCGTGCGGTGCGGCCGATGCGGTGCACATAGGTCTCGGGCACGTTGGGCAGGTCGAAATTGATGACGTGGGTGATGCCGTCGACATCGATGCCGCGGGCGGCGATGTCGGTGGCGACCAGGGTGCGGATATCGCCGGAGCGGAACTGGGCGAGCGTGCGCTCGCGATGGTTCTGCGACTTGTTGCCGTGGATGGCGCTGGCGGGAATGCCGGCCTTCTCGAGCGTCTTCACGACCTTGTCGGCGCCGTGCTTGGTGCGGGTAAAGACCAGCGCGCGGTTGACCGGCTCCTGCTTCAGCAGCTGGGCGAGGAACGCCGGCTTGGCGGAGAAGTCGACCTGGATAATGCGCTGCTGGATCCGCTCCACGGTCGATGAGACCGGAGTCACCGCGACGCGGGCGGGGTCACGCAGCATGGCGTCGGCGAGCTCGGCGATGTCCTTCGGCATGGTGGCCGAGAAGAACAGTGTCTGCCGCTTGATCGGCAGCTTGGCGACGATTTTGCGGATGTCGTTGATGAAGCCCATGTCGAGCATACGGTCAGCTTCGTCGAGCACCAGGAATTCGACGCTTGAAAGCTTCAGCCCGTTGCTCTGCACGAGGTCGAGCAGGCGACCGGGCGTGGCGACCAGCACGTCGACGCCCTGCATCAGGGAGCGGACCTGGCGGCCCATCGGCACGCCGCCGATGGCGAGCATCGAGGACAGGCGGATGTGACGGCCATAAGCGTTGAAGCTGTCGAGGATCTGGCCGGACAGCTCGCGGGTCGGTGAGAGCACCAGGACGCGGCAGGTCTTGGGCTGCGGCTTGATGCGGTTCTCGAGCAGGCGATGCAGGATCGGCAGCGCGAAGGACGCGGTCTTGCCGGTTCCGGTCTGGGCGATGCCGACGACGTCCCGGCCGGTCAACGCCGTAGGAATGGTCTGGGCCTGGATGGGGGTGGGGGTGACGTATTTCTCTTCGGCGAGAGCACGGGCGATGGGTTCGGCGAGGCCGAAGTCCTGAAACGAATTCAAAAGATGGGTTCTTTCCATGTCAAAAGCGGGCAGCCGGCGCTTTCAGCGCGGCGCGCGCAAAAGGGTGTCTAGAAGACACCTGCGTGTTTAGGGTGTCGGATGGCTTGGGAGATATGGGGCAAGCCAGAGGCCCGGAGGGGCTTAAGAACACGCGGCTCGCAACGACCCCTTGATTCGAAAAGAGGTCTCGTGAGCTCATATGGAACATCGAGGGGGCGCTTTCAAGGCAAGTCTTCGCCAAAGGGCGATTGCAGTGCAAAAATAGTTGTGCCGGAAAATTAGACATAGGCACCGATTTGCTCAAAAAACGGACTGACTGCCGCATTGGCATACATTTTATTGGCCCAATTTTTAGGCGTTTGACTTGTGTCGAAACTTGGATTGCGGTAAAATTGTCTAGTCTGACCAATAGGTTGGCATGTGCTCAGCCCATGGCATGGTTCTTGCGATTCCGTTAATCGCAGGCGGCCGTGGGGCCGTTTCGCAGCGTCTTTTTCACGTCTGCGTCAGGGAGATGATACAATCATGCTTACCAAATCCACTCACGATATAGCGGCTTCATTTAGCCGCCGCGGTCTTTTCGCCGCGACCGCCGGACTGATGCTCGGTCTGGCTTCCATTTCCGGTGCAAAGGCCGCGGACGACACCATCAAGGTCGGTGTGCTTCACTCTCTCTCCGGCACCATGGCCATCAGCGAAACCACGCTGAAGGACACCATCCTCTTCCTGATCGACGAGCAGAACAAGAAGGGCGGCGTGCTTGGCAAGAAGCTCGAAGCCGTGGTCGTCGACCCCGCCTCGAACTGGCCGCTGTTCGCCGAAAAGGCCCGCGAGCTGATCACCAAGGACAAGGTCGCGGTCGTGTTCGGCTGCTGGACCTCGGTGTCGCGCAAGTCGGTGCTCCCGGTATTCAAGGAGCTGAACAACATCCTGTTCTACCCCGTGCAGTACGAGGGCGAAGAGTCCGAGCGTAACGTGTTCTACACGGGCGCTGCACCGAACCAGCAGGCGATCCCCGCCGTCGACTATCTGATGAAGGACGAGAAGGTGAAGCGCTGGGTGCTCGCGGGCACCGACTACGTCTATCCGCGCACCACCAACAAGATCCTGGAAGCCTATCTGAAGTCGAAGGGTGTCGCCCAGGAAGACATCATGATCAACTACACGCCGTTCGGTCATTCCGACTGGCAGACGATCGTGGCCGACATCAAGAAGTTCGGCTCGGCCGGCAAGAAGACCGCGGTGGTTTCGACCATCAACGGCGACGCCAACGTTCCCTTCTACAAGGAGCTCGGCAACCAGGGCATCAAGGCCAAGGACATCCCGGTCGTGGCGTTCTCGGTGGGTGAGGAAGAGCTCGCCGGCATCGACACCAAGCCGCTGCTCGGCCATCTTGCCGCCTGGAATTACTTTCAGTCGATCAAGTCGCCGGAGAACGAGAAGTTCATCAAGGCGTGGCAGGCCTACACCAAGAATCCGAAGCGCGTGACCAACGATCCGATGGAAGCGCACGTGATCGGCTTCGACATGTGGGTCAAGGCGGTCGAGAAGGTGAAGTCCACCGATCCCGACAAGGTCATCGACGCTCTCCCGGGCATCGAAGCCAAGAACCTGACCGGCGGCACCTCCAAGATGCTTCCGAACCACCACATCACCAAGCCGGTATTCATCGGCGAGATCAAGGCGAACGGTCAGTTCGACGTGGTCTGGAAGACCCCGGGCCTCGTGGCCGGCGACGCCTGGTCGAAGGAGCTCGATGGCTCCAAGGACCTGATCGGCGATTGGGTCGGCAAGAAGTGCGGCAACTTCAACACCAAGACCAACAAGTGCCTCGGCTCGGGTTCCTGATCCGGATCTGACGCTCCACTTCACGACCGGAGAAGGCGGCTATCCCGCCGCCTTCTCCACCATTTTCTGCCGGGGTCATTCACAGTGTCAGCCAATTTTCCCGCCCGTCTCGGTTCGCTCCTGCTCTCGTTATTTTTGATTGCGTTCGCACTGCCTGCCTTCGCTGGTCCATTCGAGGATGCGGTCGCCAAATTTGCCAACGATGATTATTCCGACACGGAAGAGGCGATCGGCGTGGTCGCGGGCAGCGGCAATCCGCTGGCCTTCCCCATCATCAGCGCGCTCCAGGACGGCCGGCTCATGGCCGACCTCGATAGCAAAAAGGTTTACGTCACCGGCGCCGACGGCAAGTCGATCGACGCCGCGACCGGCCAGCCCGTTGCCAGCGTTCCCGACAGCGCGAGCGCGGTCCGCCTCAACAACCGCCTGCGTCGCAGTGTCGATGCTGCGATCGGCGGCCTGACGCTGCAGTCTCCGGACATCGGAACGCGGCTGCAGGCCGCGCAATCCGTCTTCAAGTCGCATGAGGAGACTGCGCTCGAGGCGGTCGATGGCGCGCTCGTCAAGGAGACCAACAAATCCGTCAAGGCTGCGCTCGGCGACGCCCGTGCGGCGATCCTGCTGTTCAAGTCGGACGCCACCGAGGTCGAGAAGCTCGAAGCGGTCGCCACCCTCA includes:
- a CDS encoding sterol desaturase family protein, which translates into the protein MSSLPMQVALMLGETIEKVIPVTFVLAAVFTVLEHFWACNPGAPWWRKREIITDICYWFFVPVFARTMRIGLLIVGAGALFNIHDADELIAFYDDGHGPLAQLPLWLQAVLFLVLSDFMLYWVHRLFHGGGFWKYHAIHHSSEEIGWISAARFHPVNLLLGTISVDVVLLIAGISPNVMIWVGPFTTFHSAFVHANLNWTFGPFKYVLATPVFHRWHHTGLEVGGDTNFAGTFPIWDVLFGTFRMPAGELPKDYGKDEATMPKEIAGQLAYPFRQ
- a CDS encoding DEAD/DEAH box helicase, with translation MERTHLLNSFQDFGLAEPIARALAEEKYVTPTPIQAQTIPTALTGRDVVGIAQTGTGKTASFALPILHRLLENRIKPQPKTCRVLVLSPTRELSGQILDSFNAYGRHIRLSSMLAIGGVPMGRQVRSLMQGVDVLVATPGRLLDLVQSNGLKLSSVEFLVLDEADRMLDMGFINDIRKIVAKLPIKRQTLFFSATMPKDIAELADAMLRDPARVAVTPVSSTVERIQQRIIQVDFSAKPAFLAQLLKQEPVNRALVFTRTKHGADKVVKTLEKAGIPASAIHGNKSQNHRERTLAQFRSGDIRTLVATDIAARGIDVDGITHVINFDLPNVPETYVHRIGRTARAGAEGTAISLVAGGEELAYLRDIERLIKVALPREDLRTDAGRRDAGPPPAQQRQGRGGRPGQRPQGARSGEGRRNDERHSDGRHHSASKQGEGRPGEGRRADSRPGNGPKTSKGPRRPHSGGKGHSSQNDRSEQRSAHSAGASDGIQGVAFLRRESRPTAQPNRKPHSH
- a CDS encoding cold-shock protein codes for the protein MSMGTVKWFNATKGFGFIQPDDGGQDVFVHISAVERAGLGSLREGQKISYEIVADRRSGKSAADNLRAAG
- the urtA gene encoding urea ABC transporter substrate-binding protein; its protein translation is MLTKSTHDIAASFSRRGLFAATAGLMLGLASISGAKAADDTIKVGVLHSLSGTMAISETTLKDTILFLIDEQNKKGGVLGKKLEAVVVDPASNWPLFAEKARELITKDKVAVVFGCWTSVSRKSVLPVFKELNNILFYPVQYEGEESERNVFYTGAAPNQQAIPAVDYLMKDEKVKRWVLAGTDYVYPRTTNKILEAYLKSKGVAQEDIMINYTPFGHSDWQTIVADIKKFGSAGKKTAVVSTINGDANVPFYKELGNQGIKAKDIPVVAFSVGEEELAGIDTKPLLGHLAAWNYFQSIKSPENEKFIKAWQAYTKNPKRVTNDPMEAHVIGFDMWVKAVEKVKSTDPDKVIDALPGIEAKNLTGGTSKMLPNHHITKPVFIGEIKANGQFDVVWKTPGLVAGDAWSKELDGSKDLIGDWVGKKCGNFNTKTNKCLGSGS
- a CDS encoding Flp family type IVb pilin — its product is MKNLIARFAKDESGATAIEYGLIAAGIALAIITVVNNLGTSLNTKFGSISSSLK
- the infA gene encoding translation initiation factor IF-1, which produces MAKEELIQFEGLVTEILPDARYRVQLDAGHEIVAYTAGKMKKNRIKTLAGDRVTVEMSPYDLEKGRLIFRHKDERPSGVGGPPRPGQRGGQFRRR
- a CDS encoding A24 family peptidase: MILDLARLLLFPALMAFAAASDLFTMTISNRVSLALVAGFFVLALAGGMAPYEMLTHVGAGALLLAVAFTCFAMGWMGGGDAKIAASVALWFGFAQLMDFLLYASLFGGALTLLLLQFRQWPLPYGLAGQAWLARLHAKESGIPYGIALTLGALTVYPETEWVKAIDLAHLALR
- a CDS encoding pilus assembly protein N-terminal domain-containing protein, with product MRKELLRRHARVCLLVAAAVLASPAAGLAEPTAETIAVNVDQAKLVRLPGKVATIVVGNPLIADVTLQPGGMIVVTGKGYGATNFIALDRGGEILVDRQIQVEGPSDRLVTVYRGIERESYSCMPVCQRRVTLGDSDTYFNNTMSQAGSLSSSASGGAGAGAKPN